The following proteins are co-located in the uncultured Tolumonas sp. genome:
- a CDS encoding aminotransferase class V-fold PLP-dependent enzyme, whose amino-acid sequence MTQKPSRTFRPATLALNAGLEPDALTHAIAPNISMSVNNSFIPGEGAFSANGLDLTETPFLYAGWTNPTVRQLEERLAALENAEDAYAAATGMAAMAAVFFSLLKSGDHLIISDVCYAAINELALQVMPSFGVEVTAVNLSRIDDVVAAIRPNTRLIHAETPNNPLLRLTDLQALAEISRAKNILLSVDSTFATPVVTRPCDFGVDLVVHSLTKFINGHGDALGGCVAGKKSLIAEIRSKAGVYLGASLSAQNAWLIMRGIDTLFPRMNMMCQSAMKIAAWLEQHPRVKSVIYPGLASHPQHALAQRQMDQFGGIVVFQVDDIDTTEQRFAHESHLFHYAYSIGHQRSLAVLLKTEDLMKSTYRLTSEQQQEYQQYAGKGLFRLSIGLESVEDMIEDLEWILR is encoded by the coding sequence ATGACTCAAAAACCTTCTCGCACATTTCGGCCTGCGACACTCGCTTTAAATGCCGGTTTAGAACCCGATGCACTGACGCATGCGATTGCGCCAAATATCTCCATGTCAGTGAATAATAGCTTCATCCCTGGTGAAGGTGCTTTTTCTGCGAACGGTTTAGATCTGACGGAAACACCTTTTCTCTATGCGGGTTGGACGAACCCGACTGTACGTCAGTTAGAGGAGCGCTTAGCTGCACTGGAGAATGCCGAAGACGCCTATGCAGCAGCAACTGGCATGGCAGCCATGGCGGCAGTTTTCTTTTCGCTGCTGAAATCAGGTGACCACCTGATCATCAGTGATGTTTGTTATGCCGCGATCAACGAACTGGCCTTGCAGGTGATGCCTTCATTTGGCGTTGAGGTAACGGCAGTGAATTTATCTCGCATCGACGATGTGGTTGCAGCCATCAGACCGAACACACGTCTCATCCATGCTGAAACCCCGAATAACCCTCTGTTGCGCCTGACCGATCTACAGGCACTTGCAGAAATTAGCCGCGCAAAGAATATTCTGCTGTCTGTCGATTCCACATTTGCGACACCAGTGGTGACCCGCCCTTGTGACTTTGGGGTGGATCTCGTGGTGCATTCGCTGACTAAATTTATCAATGGCCATGGCGATGCCTTAGGTGGATGCGTTGCGGGGAAAAAATCGCTGATTGCCGAAATCCGCTCAAAAGCCGGTGTCTATCTGGGGGCAAGCCTGTCGGCACAGAATGCATGGCTCATCATGCGCGGTATCGATACGCTTTTCCCGCGAATGAATATGATGTGCCAGTCGGCCATGAAAATTGCGGCATGGTTGGAGCAACATCCTCGCGTGAAATCGGTGATTTATCCCGGTTTGGCTTCACATCCTCAGCATGCCCTGGCGCAACGTCAAATGGATCAGTTTGGCGGCATTGTCGTGTTCCAGGTAGACGATATCGACACCACCGAACAGCGCTTTGCCCATGAATCGCATCTATTCCACTATGCCTATTCGATTGGCCACCAACGAAGTCTGGCCGTATTGCTGAAAACCGAAGATTTAATGAAATCGACTTATCGTCTGACATCTGAGCAACAGCAAGAATATCAGCAATATGCTGGCAAAGGGCTCTTCCGGTTGTCGATCGGCTTGGAATCTGTCGAGGATATGATT
- a CDS encoding ABC transporter permease: MDFSWITHYWPLLLKGAEQTIALLVISVSLGFCLAVVLALLQVMGPKPLAKFSSGYCTLLRGTPLLVQLWLLYYGIGSLLPMIPGIRHSFMWPVLREGFFFAAVAFTLNYAAYEAVVLRAALLSVPKGEIEAGKAFGMSRWTLIRRVWLPRAIRIALPTIAGEVVLQLKATPLAFTVTVMDLYSVAYKIRQDTLLVYEPLILVAVFYVALSALIVKVFGRIERQLPVRR, translated from the coding sequence ATGGATTTTTCATGGATCACCCATTACTGGCCACTGCTTCTGAAAGGTGCCGAACAAACCATCGCCTTGCTCGTGATTTCAGTCAGCCTCGGGTTTTGTCTGGCAGTCGTTTTGGCACTGTTGCAGGTAATGGGGCCAAAACCACTGGCTAAATTCTCAAGCGGTTATTGCACCTTACTACGCGGCACGCCATTGCTGGTGCAGTTATGGCTGCTTTATTACGGGATTGGCTCGCTGTTACCGATGATCCCGGGCATTCGCCATAGCTTCATGTGGCCAGTTTTGCGCGAAGGTTTCTTCTTTGCCGCCGTCGCATTCACCCTGAACTATGCAGCTTATGAGGCTGTCGTTTTACGCGCAGCCCTGCTCTCTGTACCCAAAGGTGAAATCGAAGCAGGTAAAGCTTTTGGAATGTCACGCTGGACGTTGATCCGCCGTGTTTGGCTGCCTCGTGCGATTCGTATTGCATTACCCACCATTGCCGGTGAGGTCGTCTTACAGCTGAAAGCAACGCCATTGGCATTTACCGTCACCGTGATGGATCTCTACTCCGTCGCCTACAAAATCAGACAAGACACCCTGCTCGTCTATGAACCACTCATTCTGGTTGCCGTTTTCTACGTCGCACTCAGTGCTCTCATCGTCAAAGTATTCGGACGCATTGAACGTCAGCTACCGGTTCGCCGCTGA
- a CDS encoding ABC transporter permease subunit (The N-terminal region of this protein, as described by TIGR01726, is a three transmembrane segment that identifies a subfamily of ABC transporter permease subunits, which specificities that include histidine, arginine, glutamine, glutamate, L-cystine (sic), the opines (in Agrobacterium) octopine and nopaline, etc.) has translation MDISTYTSLLALEAPGWGSALLKGTVTTLEISVGAFLAGIGIGLGCALGKLNGSRTLAPVLNLYTTVVRAIPELILIVALYYAGTDSLNALLNALSFESVEINGFATAILVLGIVQGAYATEVIRGAILAIPTGQIEAGKAFGMPATMRFRRIILPAMMPTALPGLSNLWASVTKDSALIAVLGYQELAMITKLAASNTKFYFFFFCTAALIYLVITLCSNSVFDSLERRFRRGQVRVG, from the coding sequence ATGGATATCTCAACCTACACCAGCTTACTGGCACTGGAAGCTCCGGGATGGGGTTCGGCCTTACTGAAAGGTACGGTCACGACACTGGAGATTTCAGTCGGTGCATTTCTGGCCGGGATTGGGATTGGGCTTGGCTGCGCATTGGGTAAATTAAACGGGAGCCGCACGTTGGCTCCGGTTTTAAACCTTTACACCACTGTGGTTCGAGCAATTCCCGAGCTGATCCTGATTGTTGCACTCTACTATGCCGGCACTGATTCACTGAATGCGCTGTTAAATGCGCTGAGTTTTGAATCGGTCGAAATCAATGGGTTTGCCACCGCCATTCTGGTGCTGGGGATTGTGCAAGGCGCTTATGCCACAGAAGTCATCCGTGGTGCGATCTTGGCCATCCCGACCGGACAAATCGAAGCCGGAAAGGCATTCGGCATGCCGGCGACCATGCGTTTTCGTCGCATCATCCTGCCAGCCATGATGCCAACTGCCCTGCCGGGGTTATCAAACCTGTGGGCATCGGTCACCAAAGACAGCGCATTAATCGCCGTACTGGGTTATCAGGAGCTCGCGATGATCACCAAACTGGCAGCCAGTAATACCAAATTCTATTTCTTCTTTTTCTGTACAGCAGCACTGATTTATCTGGTGATCACCTTGTGTTCTAACTCGGTATTTGACTCGTTGGAACGTCGTTTCCGCCGTGGTCAGGTTCGGGTGGGTTAA
- a CDS encoding transporter substrate-binding domain-containing protein — protein MKARLTAGLIALACLTSTAAHAEIRFGVSNEAYPPFYTKDASGKWAGWEIDLLHALCDEMKEKCTIVDMTWDGLIPGLKANKIDVIWSSMSINDERKKVIAFTDKYYNTPTEIVGLKDEPHTVTKDDLKDKIIGTYVSSIQSAYFKKHYSDVAAEKNYPTLDESLQDLVSGRVDYVIADSIPLAAFLKSSTGKECCESKGQVPDDAEILGTGIGGGLRKSDTALTEKLNKAIAAVRANGKYKEISAKYFSFDPYGN, from the coding sequence ATGAAAGCACGTTTGACTGCCGGACTAATCGCCCTTGCCTGCCTCACCAGCACTGCTGCACATGCAGAGATCCGCTTTGGGGTATCGAATGAAGCATATCCACCGTTTTACACCAAAGATGCCAGTGGCAAATGGGCTGGTTGGGAAATCGATCTGTTGCATGCTCTGTGTGACGAAATGAAAGAAAAATGCACCATTGTTGATATGACCTGGGATGGTCTGATTCCGGGCCTGAAGGCGAACAAAATTGACGTCATTTGGTCATCTATGTCGATCAATGATGAACGCAAAAAAGTCATCGCGTTTACCGATAAATATTACAACACGCCGACTGAAATCGTGGGTCTGAAAGACGAACCTCACACAGTCACTAAAGATGATTTGAAAGACAAAATCATCGGGACTTACGTGTCTTCCATTCAATCGGCTTATTTCAAAAAGCATTACAGCGACGTTGCAGCCGAGAAAAACTATCCAACACTGGATGAATCGCTGCAGGATTTGGTTTCTGGTCGTGTCGATTATGTCATTGCCGACTCTATTCCGCTGGCGGCATTCCTCAAATCATCAACTGGAAAAGAGTGTTGTGAAAGCAAAGGTCAGGTACCGGATGATGCAGAAATCTTAGGCACTGGTATTGGTGGCGGTTTAAGAAAATCAGATACCGCGCTGACTGAGAAACTCAACAAAGCGATCGCTGCAGTACGCGCCAATGGTAAGTACAAAGAAATCTCAGCGAAATATTTCAGCTTCGATCCATACGGTAACTAA
- a CDS encoding ABC transporter ATP-binding protein produces MSEIVRPLRKKTPLALEVNQVHKRFGDNEVLKGISLQAHHGEVISILGSSGSGKSTFLRCINFLETADQGTFIINGEEIRQTRDRHGKQHPADWKQIERIRSRLGMVFQGFNLWSHRTILENVIEAPVYVLNQDKYEATEKAEELLQKVGLYHKRHEYPSFLSGGQQQRAAIARALCINPKLMLFDEPTSALDPELVGEVLKVIRDLADEGRTMLLVTHEMNFARDVSDHVVFMHQGLIEEEGSPDQVFNHPNSERCRQFTSQFRQ; encoded by the coding sequence ATGTCAGAAATAGTCCGGCCACTCAGGAAGAAAACGCCCCTCGCACTGGAAGTAAACCAAGTGCATAAACGATTCGGTGACAACGAAGTATTGAAAGGCATTTCATTACAGGCACATCACGGTGAAGTCATTTCCATTCTTGGTTCATCAGGCTCAGGCAAAAGTACCTTCCTGCGCTGCATTAATTTCCTGGAAACAGCTGATCAAGGCACCTTCATCATCAATGGTGAAGAAATTCGCCAGACTCGCGATCGCCACGGCAAACAACACCCTGCGGACTGGAAGCAAATCGAACGCATCCGCAGTCGCTTAGGCATGGTGTTTCAGGGTTTCAACCTCTGGTCGCATCGCACGATTTTAGAAAACGTCATTGAAGCGCCGGTTTATGTTCTGAATCAGGATAAGTATGAAGCCACCGAAAAAGCAGAAGAATTACTGCAGAAAGTGGGGCTTTATCATAAACGCCATGAATACCCCTCTTTCCTGTCGGGTGGCCAACAACAACGTGCTGCGATTGCCCGTGCGCTGTGTATCAACCCGAAATTGATGCTGTTTGATGAGCCAACTTCTGCGCTCGACCCAGAGCTGGTCGGTGAGGTGCTGAAAGTCATCCGCGATTTAGCTGATGAAGGCCGCACCATGTTGCTGGTCACCCATGAAATGAATTTTGCCCGCGATGTTTCAGACCATGTGGTTTTTATGCATCAAGGTCTGATTGAAGAAGAGGGCTCGCCGGATCAGGTATTCAATCACCCGAATAGTGAACGTTGCCGCCAGTTCACATCACAGTTTCGTCAATAA
- a CDS encoding Lrp/AsnC family transcriptional regulator, with product MQLDTFDAKILNIIQKNSRVQAEEIAEQVGLSASAVQRRLKKMRTEGVIQTEIAVVDPKYVSNMMTFIAGLEIERDNYVALGLFKNWIANREDIQQVYYVTGPYDLMVVVTAANAAGYDKFSQELMEKVPQIRRITTQVVIDAPKRSFYVPIRSVFEE from the coding sequence ATGCAGCTTGATACATTTGATGCCAAGATCCTCAATATCATTCAGAAAAATAGCCGCGTGCAGGCAGAGGAAATTGCCGAACAAGTCGGGCTTTCTGCATCTGCTGTTCAACGTCGTTTGAAAAAAATGCGTACTGAGGGAGTGATTCAAACCGAAATTGCGGTGGTCGACCCCAAATACGTATCAAACATGATGACTTTCATTGCGGGGCTTGAGATTGAACGTGATAACTATGTTGCATTAGGTTTATTTAAGAACTGGATTGCCAATCGCGAAGATATTCAGCAGGTCTATTATGTGACTGGCCCGTATGATCTGATGGTCGTGGTGACGGCTGCGAACGCTGCTGGGTATGACAAATTTAGTCAGGAGCTGATGGAAAAAGTACCGCAAATTCGCCGTATTACTACTCAGGTGGTCATCGATGCACCGAAGCGCAGTTTTTATGTCCCGATCCGCTCTGTTTTTGAAGAATAA
- a CDS encoding DEAD/DEAH box helicase, giving the protein MSFSSLGLHTDLLAVLDTLGYQTPTPIQQEAIPEVLAGHDVMAGAQTGTGKTAAFALPLIQRHLVRETSEKSIRVLVLTPTRELAQQVHQSFVKYSQGLGLNSVVAYGGASINPQIEALNKGCDVLVATPGRLLELAFKELIDLSTVETLVLDEADRMLDMGFIVDIERILKRLPETRQTLFFSATFNDDVFALSKNILKQPKLIEVAERNAMAAKIEQRFYEVDNQRKAGLVAYLIGSKNWQQVLIFTRTKQAVDELANELEKDGIKAAAVHGDKSQGARDRGLEEFKTGQVRALVATDVAARGLDISQLQYVINYELPYNAEDYIHRIGRTGRAGQAGLAVSLVSNKEKYLLEEIEKLTGEHFLLQWMEGFEPNLAAQEEASSTKRKPSKKNLRAKALGQSGSNKAKTGKPRRR; this is encoded by the coding sequence ATGAGTTTTTCTTCCTTGGGGCTTCACACAGATTTATTGGCTGTCCTCGATACGCTTGGTTATCAAACACCAACGCCAATTCAACAAGAAGCGATCCCTGAAGTGCTTGCAGGTCACGATGTCATGGCGGGGGCGCAAACGGGGACGGGTAAAACGGCCGCATTTGCTTTGCCATTGATTCAACGACATCTCGTTAGAGAGACCTCTGAAAAATCCATCCGCGTGTTAGTGCTGACACCAACGCGGGAGCTGGCGCAACAGGTACACCAAAGCTTTGTGAAATACAGTCAAGGTTTAGGTCTCAATTCAGTTGTGGCTTACGGCGGGGCGAGTATTAACCCGCAGATCGAGGCGCTCAACAAAGGCTGTGATGTCCTCGTGGCGACACCGGGCCGTTTGTTAGAGCTTGCTTTCAAAGAGTTGATCGACCTAAGTACGGTTGAGACGCTGGTTCTTGATGAAGCAGATCGTATGTTAGATATGGGCTTTATTGTTGATATTGAGCGCATCCTGAAACGTCTGCCGGAAACACGGCAAACCTTGTTTTTCTCCGCAACTTTTAACGATGACGTGTTTGCTCTAAGCAAAAACATTCTAAAGCAGCCAAAACTGATCGAAGTTGCCGAACGAAATGCGATGGCCGCGAAAATTGAACAACGCTTTTACGAAGTCGACAACCAACGCAAAGCAGGCCTTGTAGCATACTTGATCGGTTCTAAAAATTGGCAACAGGTGCTGATTTTCACGCGTACCAAACAAGCGGTGGATGAACTGGCTAATGAACTTGAGAAAGATGGCATTAAAGCCGCTGCGGTGCACGGTGATAAATCTCAAGGTGCCCGCGATCGCGGCCTGGAAGAATTTAAAACTGGGCAGGTGCGCGCGCTTGTTGCCACCGATGTGGCCGCGCGTGGATTAGACATCTCGCAACTGCAATACGTGATCAATTATGAGCTGCCTTACAACGCTGAAGATTATATTCACCGTATTGGTCGAACAGGCCGTGCAGGCCAAGCGGGCTTGGCGGTTTCATTGGTCTCGAATAAAGAGAAATATCTGCTCGAAGAGATAGAAAAACTCACTGGTGAACATTTTCTTCTGCAATGGATGGAAGGATTCGAGCCAAATCTTGCAGCGCAAGAAGAGGCGAGCAGCACGAAACGTAAACCGTCTAAGAAAAACCTACGCGCTAAAGCACTAGGGCAAAGCGGTAGCAACAAAGCGAAAACAGGCAAACCGCGGCGTCGCTAG
- a CDS encoding DUF6129 family protein, protein MAAISENLLVQIAAAVAKNGFDKAGRSTVQQQFPDIKLTYCLLDEMGPKEPFREYDGFSLFLVGNSDHCLSLTNILNEATGVVLAEE, encoded by the coding sequence ATGGCAGCGATCAGTGAGAATCTGCTGGTGCAGATAGCTGCGGCAGTGGCCAAGAACGGTTTTGACAAGGCGGGGCGCAGTACGGTGCAGCAGCAGTTTCCTGATATTAAATTAACCTACTGCCTGCTGGACGAAATGGGCCCCAAGGAGCCATTTCGCGAATACGACGGCTTTAGCCTATTTTTAGTAGGCAACAGCGATCACTGCTTGAGCCTGACCAATATTTTGAACGAGGCTACTGGTGTGGTGCTTGCTGAGGAGTAG
- a CDS encoding circularly permuted type 2 ATP-grasp protein: MHELTKNYDPNVYYDELIDFSGAPRPPAKRLLKYLDALAVDELEKRRLTAEATVQEMGISFTVYTEEGNIDRTWPFDIIPRTIEAKDWMVAEAGLKQRLTALNRFIDDLYHDQNCIKDGIIPEYIITKSKNFRPECVGVSPAYGVWAHICGTDLVRDETGQFYVLEDNLRVPSGVSYMLENRAITKRVLPELFENDDIKPIDAYTSQLFDMLAALSPRKIARPEIVVLTPGIYNSAYFEHAFLAQQMGVELVEGSDLFIGKDDCVYTKTIYGPERVDVIYRRIDDLFLDPEVFEPDSVLGVPGLMRAWKAGNVALANAPGAGVADDKVVYAYVPELIRYYLNEEPILPNVTTYLCEREDHRDYVLNNIHQLVVKPANESGGYGMLVGPHSTEKEQQLFIELIKANPRNYIAQPTLKLSTAPTLIGKGSLEPRHLDLRPFILQSKETYVTTGGLTRVAMKKGSLVVNSSQGGGSKDTWIVETKGD; encoded by the coding sequence ATGCATGAACTGACCAAAAATTATGATCCGAATGTTTATTACGACGAATTGATTGACTTTTCTGGAGCTCCTCGGCCCCCCGCTAAAAGACTGCTAAAATATCTGGATGCCCTCGCTGTTGATGAATTAGAAAAGCGCCGCCTGACGGCAGAAGCAACAGTTCAGGAGATGGGGATCAGTTTTACCGTCTACACAGAAGAGGGGAATATAGACAGAACTTGGCCCTTTGACATCATTCCCCGCACTATTGAAGCGAAAGACTGGATGGTTGCAGAGGCAGGGTTGAAGCAACGACTTACCGCACTGAACCGCTTTATAGATGATCTGTACCATGATCAGAACTGCATTAAAGACGGCATCATTCCTGAATATATCATCACAAAATCTAAAAATTTCCGACCAGAATGTGTTGGTGTTTCACCAGCTTACGGGGTCTGGGCTCACATTTGCGGCACCGATTTAGTCCGTGATGAAACAGGTCAGTTCTATGTGTTAGAAGACAACCTGCGTGTTCCTTCTGGGGTTTCGTATATGCTGGAAAACCGGGCGATCACTAAACGGGTACTTCCTGAATTATTTGAAAATGATGACATTAAACCTATCGATGCTTATACCTCACAACTATTCGACATGCTGGCAGCGCTTTCCCCGCGTAAAATAGCCCGCCCGGAAATCGTGGTATTAACCCCTGGGATCTATAATTCCGCCTATTTTGAACATGCTTTTCTGGCACAGCAAATGGGAGTGGAATTAGTCGAAGGCAGTGATTTATTCATTGGTAAAGACGATTGTGTTTACACCAAAACAATATATGGCCCTGAGAGGGTTGATGTAATTTATCGCCGAATCGATGATCTGTTCCTTGATCCGGAAGTGTTTGAGCCTGATTCCGTGCTTGGTGTGCCAGGGCTGATGCGGGCATGGAAAGCAGGCAACGTCGCACTAGCTAATGCACCTGGAGCCGGTGTTGCCGATGATAAAGTCGTGTATGCCTATGTGCCGGAATTGATCCGTTACTATCTGAACGAAGAACCGATTTTACCCAATGTCACCACTTATCTATGCGAACGAGAAGATCACCGCGATTATGTGCTAAACAATATCCATCAGTTGGTTGTTAAACCGGCGAATGAATCCGGTGGTTACGGCATGCTGGTCGGTCCTCACTCTACCGAGAAAGAGCAGCAATTATTCATTGAGCTTATCAAAGCGAATCCGCGCAATTACATCGCCCAGCCGACATTAAAACTCTCAACTGCGCCGACACTGATCGGCAAAGGCTCACTCGAACCACGCCATTTAGACCTACGTCCATTCATTCTGCAGAGTAAAGAGACCTATGTCACTACTGGTGGGTTGACACGAGTAGCAATGAAAAAAGGATCACTTGTCGTTAATTCGTCACAAGGTGGCGGTAGTAAAGACACATGGATTGTTGAGACAAAGGGAGACTAA
- a CDS encoding alpha-E domain-containing protein, with protein sequence MLSRVAERLYWSARYLERVENTARLVSVYDDLLYDLPRDIAISWYNLIEINSGVELFEQCYKTKDERNVLKFLLADESNPGSLLSSLKMVRENIRTTRDVVPGEMWELINELDLYAKKHIKQGIDRSDRHTYLNTIIEGSQKIIGLLSGSMDRGAGWSFLNIGRYLERADMNTRILDAANSLLMQSREEESVKLGQVIWSKVLKSQSAYLSFRRTMRCSIKGATATTFLLTDPYFPRSQRFCLEQIKLAASSLPRSDGIAEQVDALLNNTHGVEKSDDLNQEFSRYLNDIQLRIITLHHQIKDNWFQYL encoded by the coding sequence ATGCTATCAAGAGTGGCGGAACGCCTTTACTGGAGTGCACGTTATCTTGAACGTGTGGAAAATACAGCTCGCTTAGTCAGTGTCTATGATGATCTGCTTTATGATTTACCAAGAGATATTGCTATCTCTTGGTACAACCTGATTGAGATTAATAGCGGCGTTGAACTGTTTGAACAGTGTTACAAGACAAAAGATGAACGGAATGTGCTGAAATTTTTGCTGGCCGATGAAAGCAATCCCGGTTCACTTTTATCATCATTAAAGATGGTGCGTGAAAATATCCGAACCACACGGGATGTGGTTCCCGGTGAGATGTGGGAGTTGATCAATGAATTGGACCTGTATGCAAAAAAGCATATAAAACAAGGGATTGACCGTTCTGATCGGCACACTTACCTTAATACTATCATTGAAGGAAGCCAGAAAATTATCGGTCTTCTGAGCGGCTCAATGGACCGAGGTGCAGGCTGGAGTTTTTTGAATATCGGACGCTATCTGGAACGGGCTGATATGAACACCCGGATTTTGGATGCCGCAAACTCTCTGTTGATGCAATCACGAGAAGAAGAGAGTGTTAAGTTGGGTCAAGTGATCTGGTCAAAGGTGCTCAAATCACAAAGCGCCTATCTGAGTTTTCGCCGCACAATGCGCTGCTCAATTAAAGGGGCAACGGCAACAACATTCTTGCTGACTGATCCGTATTTCCCTCGCTCACAGCGCTTTTGTCTGGAGCAGATCAAACTGGCTGCCAGTTCACTGCCTCGTTCTGATGGTATTGCCGAACAGGTAGATGCGCTACTGAATAACACACATGGTGTGGAAAAATCAGATGATTTAAATCAGGAATTCAGCCGTTATCTGAATGACATTCAATTACGCATTATCACATTACATCATCAGATCAAAGATAACTGGTTTCAGTATCTATAG